Below is a window of Zygotorulaspora mrakii chromosome 3, complete sequence DNA.
GGACGTCAGGGTGTTGCATGTCGTTGGCATTGGCAAAAATGAGCTCTCCGACGAGGCACAGATAAGAGACCGGAACATGCACCACATGTTGCCGGATATGTACGAGGGGAACATGAAGGGACCGAACCACCGGATATATTACGAAATGATAAAAGGCAGAATCTCCTGTTCCTCCGAGTACCTGGACGACATCACTGTTGCGTGTGATAGAATCGATAAGGTTATCAGGGATATCTTGAGGCACTCTAAACCGGGATATCTGTTTATAccttcatctttttttgaccAAATGGTAGAATCTCGTAATTTAGTGACATCGCCTACGCTTTGTTTGAAAAACGAAAGGTTCATGACGTCTGAAAATGACATTGAACGGATAACTGATTTAGTTTTGAGCTCCCTTTACGGCAGCAGCACGCCTGCCTTGTTGGGTGATGTTAAAACTGATAGATTTGGTATCAATAAACAATTGAATGAATTTGCTGAGATGACTGGCATTTGGTGCTTTTCCACCGTTTCAGGCaaatcaattcttgatgaGAGTTCAAAATATTATATGGGGGTTTACAACGGTAATTGCAGTTTACAGTCGGTAAAGGAAAAATTTCTATCATGTGATTTGATTATAAATTTTGgtattgatatcaatgaaGCTAATTATGGGTTTTTTTCCTATgattataaaaatgatgcaaagGTCATTCAATTACATCCGAGGTATGTTagattctttgataataaGACAAAACAGGAAgaaattttccaaaatgtGAATTTCATTGATATTTTAGATCGTTTGATTCACACGATTGATTTGAAGCAACTTGGTTTAAGTTATGATCCAAgtttcaaatctttcagTAATGATGATTTGGTAATTCCGGAACATGAATATACTTTAAGTCATATCACACAACCTTATCTACAGAAATATTTGCCAAATTACTTCAATCCAGGTGATATCATAATCTCAGATACGGGATCATTTCAATTCGCCCTACGCGACTTCAAGCTACCATCTCAATCAAAGCTCATAACACAAAACTTGTATCTAGCTATCGGCACAGCTTTACCAATGGCTCTGGGCGTAGGTATCGGTATGCAAGACTATCCAAGAAATCATATATTTGATGACAGCAAGGTGGATAAGGACTATAAACCTAAATTAATCCTATTCGAGGGAGATGGCTCAGCTATAATGACAGTACAAGAATTATCAACAATGATTCGTTATAAAGTTCCAATGGAGATTTTCCTACTAAATAACAATGGCTATACAATTGAGAGAGCCATCAAAGGTCCAACAAGATCCTATAATGACATCATGCCATGGAAGTGGACACTTTTATTGGAAGCATTTGGAGATTTTGATGGTGGGTTTACTAAGAGTGAGGTTTTGAAAACTCGGAAACAAATGGAGgcaaaattggaaaaattgaaattgaaatctcAAACAGGTATCGAATTCCACGAAGTTATATTAGGAACTTTTGATATCTCAACACAGTTATCACAAATGATAGCCTCCACATCACAGTGATCATCACCtaaacaaatgaaaataaatgaaataaaaaaatctctATTTTATATACTTTATACAATTTATCAACCCCATTAAACCTTTTTCAATACTATCAACGTCTTTCTTGCTGATCACCATGGAGCATGGGTCTAAAAGAATGCTCCGTTTTTGATAGTCTGATCTCATAATTCGTGAAATCGTTACGTTGTTGCAATTTCATGCAATGATAAACAAGCTGAAAATATGCATGCAAATTTTGTTCCAGCATTACTTTCCCGATTGCATGATTCTCTATTAGTTGCAGAATCCTGAAAGATATATTCTTGGATATTGTAACCAGTTGCTGTATTTCTTCATAATCCATCTTAATCGAAAGGGAAGAATCATTAGAAAGAATTGGAGAAATAAGTTTACTCGTTGGAACTGATGATATCGAATATGCTTCGGAACTAGATTTCACGGAGCTACTTTCCATTGAATTATCTAGCGTCTTATTATTTGCAATATTAAGCATCCATTTGAATGCTACTGACCTCGGTCTTTCATTAACGCTACTAGCTGGAGTCTCCTCGGAATACATATACTCTACCGGTTTCTCCTTAACCTCTGAATTGAGTAGTAACGGAAAGaataataaattcaaacttCTATCTTTTGCGAATGTTTCAGATGCTGTATCGTGAATATTGCTATCCACGAGATGTACCCAGGAATTATTAATACGAAGGTTGTGTAATATggtttttgcaaaattgtTCATAGCACTGGCATTGTTAATATTACCGAAACTCGCTGCGGAATACATGCTATTCTCAGTGGTAGTAACGAGAGGAAAGCTTAAACAAAcactcaaaaaaatttccaagCTGCTGTTCCCGTTGGATAGGTATTCATAAATCTCATGAAGTATCTCATTCATCCTTAATACCATTTTACCGTTTAGTGGTTGGTAAGGGATTTGAGATGACTCCTGAGAATCAAATATAGTGTTGACCATATCAGATAAACTATCCAATAGGCGTGCTACCTTTA
It encodes the following:
- the ARO10 gene encoding phenylpyruvate decarboxylase ARO10 (similar to Saccharomyces cerevisiae ARO10 (YDR380W); ancestral locus Anc_5.456) yields the protein MTVSDFLSKDDAKDGGFADVPERIPLGEYLLKRLISIGTKSVFGVPGDYNLSLLEYFYDDNLKTDIKWIGCCNELNASYAADGYSRYTGRISCLLTTLGVGELGALSGVAGACCEDVRVLHVVGIGKNELSDEAQIRDRNMHHMLPDMYEGNMKGPNHRIYYEMIKGRISCSSEYLDDITVACDRIDKVIRDILRHSKPGYLFIPSSFFDQMVESRNLVTSPTLCLKNERFMTSENDIERITDLVLSSLYGSSTPALLGDVKTDRFGINKQLNEFAEMTGIWCFSTVSGKSILDESSKYYMGVYNGNCSLQSVKEKFLSCDLIINFGIDINEANYGFFSYDYKNDAKVIQLHPRYVRFFDNKTKQEEIFQNVNFIDILDRLIHTIDLKQLGLSYDPSFKSFSNDDLVIPEHEYTLSHITQPYLQKYLPNYFNPGDIIISDTGSFQFALRDFKLPSQSKLITQNLYLAIGTALPMALGVGIGMQDYPRNHIFDDSKVDKDYKPKLILFEGDGSAIMTVQELSTMIRYKVPMEIFLLNNNGYTIERAIKGPTRSYNDIMPWKWTLLLEAFGDFDGGFTKSEVLKTRKQMEAKLEKLKLKSQTGIEFHEVILGTFDISTQLSQMIASTSQ